From one Nycticebus coucang isolate mNycCou1 chromosome 14, mNycCou1.pri, whole genome shotgun sequence genomic stretch:
- the MRGPRF gene encoding mas-related G-protein coupled receptor member F, producing MAGNCSLEAHPTNRNKMCPSVSEAPELYSRGFLTIEQITMLPPPAVMNYIFLLLCLCGLVGNGLVLWFFGFSIKRNPFSIYFLHLASADVGYLFSKAVFSILNTGGFLGTFADYIRSVARILGLCMFVTSVSLLPAISTERCMSVIFAAWYWRRRPKRLSAVVCALLWVLSLLVTSIHNYFCVFLGREASRPACRHMDIFLGILLFLIFCPLMVLPCLALIVHVECRAQRRQRSAKLNHVILAMVSVFLVSSIYLGIDWFLFWVFQIPAPFPEYVTDLCICINSSAKPVLYFLAGRDKSQRLWEPLRVVFQRALRDGAELGEAGGGTPNTVTMEMQCPPGNAS from the exons ATGGCGGGAAACTGCTCCTTGGAGGCCCATCCCACTAACAGGAACAAG ATGTGTCCCAGCGTGAGCGAGGCCCCGGAGCTCTACAGCCGAGGCTTCCTGACCATTGAGCAGATCACGATGCTGCCGCCGCCAGCCGTCATGAACTACATCTTCCTGCTCCTCTGCCTGTGTGGGCTGGTGGGCAACGGGCTGGTCCTCTGGTTTTTCGGCTTCTCCATCAAGAGGAACCCCTTCTCCATCTATTTCCTGCACTTGGCCAGTGCCGATGTCGGCTACCTCTTCAGCAAGGCCGTGTTCTCCATCCTGAACACGGGGGGCTTCCTGGGCACGTTTGCCGACTACATCCGCAGCGTGGCCCGGATCCTGGGACTCTGCATGTTTGTCACCAGCGTGAGCCTGCTGCCAGCCATCAGCACGGAGCGCTGCATGTCCGTCATCTTTGCAGCCTGGTACTGGCGCCGGCGGCCCAAGCGCCTGTCGGCTGTGGTGTGCGCCCTGCTCTGGGTCCTGTCTCTCCTGGTCACCAGCATCCACAACTACTTCTGTGTGTTCCTTGGCCGAGAGGCCTCCCGACCGGCCTGCAGGCACATGGACATCTTCCTGggcatcctcctcttcctcatcttctgCCCGCTCATGGTGCTGCCCTGCCTGGCCCTCATCGTGCATGTGGAGTGCCGGGCCCAGAGGCGCCAGCGGTCCGCCAAGCTCAACCACGTCATCCTAGCCATGGTCTCCGTGTTCCTTGTGTCCTCCATATACCTAGGGATCGACTGGTTCCTCTTCTGGGTCTTCCAGATCCCTGCCCCCTTCCCAGAGTATGTCACCGACCTGTGCATCTGCATCAACAGCAGCGCCAAGCCCGTCCTTTACTTCCTGGCCGGGAGGGACAAGTCCCAGCGGCTGTGGGAGCCACTCAGGGTGGTCTTCCAACGGGCCCTGCGGGACGGCGCAGAGCTGGGAGAGGCTGGGGGCGGCACGCCCAACACGGTCACCATGGAGATGCAGTGCCCCCCTGGGAACGCCTCCTGA